The following coding sequences are from one Microcoleus sp. bin38.metabat.b11b12b14.051 window:
- a CDS encoding glycoside hydrolase family 57 protein, whose product MTIGYLALVLHAHLPFVRHPESDYVLEEEWLFEAIAETYIPLLQVFEGLKRDGIDFKITMSMTPPLVAMLRDPLLQDRFDDHLAKLEELADLEIEHNSGNGHLRYLAEHYAAHFSQVRNYWEKFDRDLVKAFKQFQDTNNLEIITCGATHGYLPLMKMYPEAVWAQIQVACESYEQNFGRRPKGIWLPECAYYEGLERMLADAGLRYFLTDGHGILYARPRPRYGSYAPIFTECGVAAFGRDHESSQQVWSSEVGYPGAAEYREFYKDLGWEAEYDYIKPYIMPNGQRKNTGIKYHKITGRGLGLGDKQLYDPYWAREKAAEHASNFAFNRERQVEHLNGIMQRPPIIVSPYDAELFGHWWYEGPWFLDYLFRKSWYDQNTYEMTHLADYLRGNPTQQVCRPSQSSWGFRGFHEYWLNDTNAWIYPHLHKAAERMIELGNMEAEDELQLRALNQAAREVLLAQSSDWAFIMRTGTMVPYAVRRTRSHLMRFHKLYDEVKEGKVDSGWLEKVQEIDNIFPEINYRVYRSL is encoded by the coding sequence ATGACTATTGGCTACCTCGCCCTCGTTCTCCACGCCCACTTGCCTTTTGTCCGCCACCCCGAAAGCGACTACGTTCTAGAAGAAGAATGGCTGTTTGAGGCGATCGCCGAAACCTACATTCCCCTGCTGCAAGTCTTTGAAGGGCTAAAACGCGACGGCATCGACTTTAAAATTACCATGAGCATGACACCGCCCTTGGTAGCCATGTTGCGCGATCCCTTACTACAAGACCGTTTCGACGATCATTTAGCCAAACTAGAAGAACTAGCCGATCTCGAAATCGAACACAACAGCGGCAACGGTCACCTCCGATATTTAGCCGAACATTACGCCGCGCACTTCTCCCAAGTGCGGAATTATTGGGAAAAGTTCGATCGAGATTTAGTCAAAGCCTTCAAACAATTCCAAGACACAAACAACCTCGAAATCATCACCTGCGGCGCCACCCACGGCTACCTACCGCTGATGAAAATGTACCCCGAAGCAGTTTGGGCGCAAATACAAGTAGCCTGCGAAAGCTACGAACAAAACTTCGGCCGCCGACCAAAAGGCATTTGGCTGCCCGAATGCGCCTACTACGAGGGCTTAGAGAGGATGTTAGCCGACGCTGGCCTCCGGTATTTTCTCACAGACGGACACGGCATCCTCTACGCCCGCCCGCGTCCCCGCTACGGTAGCTACGCCCCAATTTTCACCGAATGCGGAGTCGCAGCATTTGGTCGAGATCACGAATCATCGCAGCAAGTTTGGTCATCCGAAGTCGGCTATCCCGGCGCCGCCGAATACCGGGAATTCTACAAAGATTTGGGTTGGGAAGCCGAATATGACTACATCAAACCCTACATCATGCCCAACGGCCAGCGCAAAAACACCGGGATTAAATATCACAAAATCACCGGTCGCGGATTGGGTTTAGGCGACAAACAGTTATACGATCCTTACTGGGCGCGGGAAAAAGCAGCCGAACACGCCAGCAACTTCGCCTTCAACCGGGAACGGCAAGTCGAACACCTCAACGGCATCATGCAGCGTCCCCCAATTATTGTATCGCCTTACGACGCCGAACTTTTCGGTCACTGGTGGTACGAAGGGCCTTGGTTCTTAGATTACTTATTCCGCAAGAGTTGGTACGACCAAAATACCTACGAAATGACGCACCTAGCCGATTATTTGCGGGGAAATCCGACTCAGCAAGTGTGCCGTCCTTCCCAGTCTAGCTGGGGTTTCCGCGGTTTCCACGAATATTGGCTGAACGATACCAACGCTTGGATTTATCCGCACTTACATAAAGCAGCGGAACGAATGATTGAGTTGGGAAACATGGAAGCAGAGGATGAGTTGCAGTTGCGGGCGTTGAATCAAGCAGCGCGGGAAGTGCTGTTAGCTCAATCGTCTGACTGGGCGTTTATCATGCGTACAGGGACGATGGTACCCTATGCGGTGCGGCGGACGCGATCGCACTTAATGCGCTTTCACAAGCTGTACGATGAAGTGAAAGAAGGCAAAGTGGATTCCGGCTGGTTGGAGAAGGTTCAGGAGATAGACAACATCTTCCCCGAGATTAATTATCGCGTTTATCGATCGCTCTAA
- a CDS encoding PEP-CTERM sorting domain-containing protein, which yields MNVCQKLGIVCGSFSWAVFSSCVSVEAATLTQTYTVNLDSQPLNSSTNVVLPKFNSLLGTLLRAYVTVKSTVNNSVSITPLTGDFTGTAATNANIAVNIPLLKVDPNLTLSVLASPPETKIASGGTGSVSGSGSGSVSKSYISSQSLSSLSGCDGDTFIAALMTTGLTKIMGSPARGSFGGLVSANTTVSAIYEYEPFADAAVPEPMTAAGTILAAGMGLLWKRSRTKKV from the coding sequence ATGAATGTTTGTCAAAAGTTGGGAATTGTTTGCGGAAGTTTTAGTTGGGCAGTTTTTAGTTCATGTGTTTCTGTAGAAGCTGCTACTCTGACTCAAACTTATACTGTAAATCTGGATTCGCAGCCGTTAAATAGCAGTACAAATGTGGTTTTGCCGAAGTTTAATTCGCTGTTGGGTACTCTGTTGAGGGCTTATGTTACTGTTAAGTCTACTGTTAATAATAGTGTGAGCATTACTCCTTTGACTGGAGATTTTACGGGGACGGCGGCGACTAATGCAAATATTGCTGTGAATATTCCGCTGTTGAAGGTTGACCCGAATTTGACTTTGAGTGTTTTGGCGAGTCCGCCGGAAACGAAGATTGCTAGCGGTGGTACGGGAAGTGTTAGCGGTTCGGGTTCTGGTAGTGTGTCAAAAAGTTATATTTCGTCGCAGTCTCTGAGTTCGTTAAGTGGATGTGATGGTGATACTTTTATCGCAGCTTTGATGACAACGGGTTTGACTAAAATTATGGGGAGTCCGGCTAGAGGTAGTTTTGGGGGTCTGGTGTCGGCTAATACTACAGTTAGTGCAATTTATGAGTATGAACCTTTTGCTGATGCTGCTGTGCCGGAACCGATGACGGCGGCTGGTACAATTCTGGCGGCTGGAATGGGTTTATTGTGGAAAAGAAGCAGGACAAAAAAGGTTTAA